In a genomic window of Alphaproteobacteria bacterium:
- a CDS encoding prolyl-tRNA synthetase associated domain-containing protein: MQAQENQGLQEEALPTSPEKLFEILKNLGISYELHLHAPIFTVEEGEHLKASIPGIHCRNLFVRDKKEEMFLVVAANETRIDMKKLADVLGCGRLSFGSPDRLWRHLGIRPGSVCPFCIINDTDKKVRIMLDKQMMQAQRMNVHPLDNAMTVGLSPADLIRFIEHVGHKAEIVDLAPAAPDA, translated from the coding sequence GTGCAAGCACAAGAAAATCAAGGCTTACAGGAGGAGGCGCTACCCACCTCCCCGGAAAAACTCTTCGAAATCCTCAAGAATCTGGGAATTTCCTACGAACTCCATCTCCATGCGCCGATTTTTACCGTGGAGGAGGGTGAGCATCTGAAGGCCTCCATCCCCGGAATCCATTGTCGTAACCTGTTCGTGCGCGACAAGAAGGAGGAGATGTTCCTCGTTGTCGCCGCCAACGAAACCCGAATCGATATGAAAAAACTGGCGGATGTTCTGGGCTGCGGCCGCCTCTCCTTCGGCTCCCCGGACCGCCTTTGGCGCCATCTGGGCATCCGCCCCGGCTCGGTCTGCCCGTTCTGCATTATCAACGACACCGACAAAAAGGTCAGGATCATGCTCGACAAACAGATGATGCAGGCGCAGCGCATGAACGTCCACCCGCTCGACAATGCCATGACGGTCGGCCTGTCTCCTGCAGACCTGATCCGCTTTATCGAACACGTCGGCCACAAGGCGGAAATCGTCGATCTTGCCCCCGCCGCTCCGGACGCTTGA
- a CDS encoding co-chaperone YbbN — MIFSGNWKAKPVKKAEEKMDPVPLPPVGGMLDPVYDVSTPEFEDKVMRASLQAPVIVDFWAPWCGPCKQLMPILEKVVREAKGEVLLAKVNIDENQQLAGMLRIQSVPTVYAFFQAQPIDAFQGNIPESQIREFVSALIKLGRNNRPDAIDIPKALEAAAAALAKGEITEAQSLYIDILQQDPENAPAYVGMVRCFLAAGDIEQAEGMIASAPEAIKKDRNFAEAKSALEIAQKAPVGALGELEGKVAANPKDHQSRIDLALALYGAGKKESATDQLLEAIAIDRNWNEQAARKELLKLFEAMGQTDPVTIEARKKLSSILFS, encoded by the coding sequence ATGATCTTCAGCGGAAACTGGAAAGCCAAACCCGTCAAAAAAGCCGAGGAGAAAATGGACCCCGTTCCTCTTCCCCCTGTAGGTGGAATGCTTGATCCCGTTTACGATGTCTCGACCCCGGAGTTCGAGGACAAGGTCATGCGCGCCTCTCTGCAGGCGCCGGTGATCGTCGATTTTTGGGCGCCGTGGTGCGGCCCCTGCAAGCAACTCATGCCGATCCTTGAAAAAGTCGTGCGCGAAGCCAAGGGCGAGGTTTTGCTCGCCAAGGTCAATATCGATGAGAACCAGCAACTCGCTGGTATGCTCCGCATCCAGTCGGTCCCGACCGTCTACGCCTTCTTTCAGGCGCAGCCCATCGACGCCTTTCAGGGCAACATCCCCGAAAGCCAGATCCGTGAATTCGTCAGTGCGCTCATCAAGCTGGGCCGCAACAACCGACCCGACGCCATCGACATTCCCAAGGCGCTCGAAGCCGCCGCCGCCGCCTTGGCCAAGGGCGAGATTACGGAGGCGCAATCCCTCTATATTGATATCCTTCAGCAGGATCCTGAAAACGCGCCCGCCTATGTCGGCATGGTGCGCTGCTTCCTTGCCGCCGGGGATATTGAGCAGGCCGAAGGCATGATCGCAAGCGCCCCCGAAGCGATTAAAAAGGACCGTAATTTTGCCGAAGCGAAATCCGCTCTCGAGATTGCCCAAAAGGCGCCCGTCGGTGCGCTCGGCGAACTGGAGGGCAAAGTCGCCGCCAACCCGAAGGATCATCAGTCCCGTATCGATCTCGCTCTGGCTTTGTACGGGGCAGGAAAAAAGGAATCCGCAACCGATCAACTCCTGGAGGCGATCGCCATCGACCGCAACTGGAACGAACAGGCCGCCCGCAAGGAACTGCTTAAACTCTTCGAAGCCATGGGCCAGACCGACCCGGTAACAATCGAGGCGCGCAAGAAGCTCTCCTCAATTCTGTTTTCGTGA
- a CDS encoding Trm112 family protein, with the protein MDVDPKLLEILVCPMTKAPLRYDREKQELISDQAKLAYPIRDGIPIMLPTEARALD; encoded by the coding sequence ATGGACGTCGACCCGAAGCTCCTTGAAATCCTCGTCTGCCCGATGACCAAGGCGCCGCTGCGCTACGACCGCGAAAAGCAGGAGTTGATCTCCGATCAGGCCAAGTTGGCCTACCCGATCCGCGACGGCATCCCCATTATGCTCCCAACCGAGGCGCGGGCGCTGGATTAA
- a CDS encoding acyltransferase, with protein sequence MMALWVLLGHWASTVPLSNFVFQRRFFNEYAVEVFIILSGFAIASLILNKQENYKSYITRRFFRIFPVYLFYLAISMALASWSLGLWEAAPEGAMKAARMEIAQNSIEYFWLHAFFHVTGLHSLVPPALLPSSDFAFIGQAWSISLEWQFYLIAPFIVAVFTSPVDRMKLFAGVVATLIVAALNPVMGFGFIGKFAAPFAVGIATAFFIKARTGESLAAKVPVGSTWAVLTGLCVLQNSLALVPYCLWFTATAVAISAHEKTSRMALWLSTLALLPPLQWLGRVSYSVYLSHMLVLMGALWVLLPMALATWMFSLALLGMTLLGTAAVSALSYALIEKPFQDLGKRLTRSAAPALVSNYGVLDPVVESKTRSQILVSAPEGAIMVFDQGTEHPEPQKLAR encoded by the coding sequence ATGATGGCCCTTTGGGTTCTTCTGGGGCATTGGGCTTCGACCGTTCCTCTTTCGAACTTTGTTTTTCAGCGTCGGTTTTTCAACGAGTATGCTGTTGAGGTCTTTATTATTTTAAGCGGGTTTGCCATTGCTTCGCTTATCCTGAACAAGCAGGAAAACTACAAGAGTTATATCACGCGCAGGTTTTTCAGAATTTTTCCGGTCTATCTATTTTATCTTGCGATCTCCATGGCTTTGGCTTCATGGAGTCTTGGTTTGTGGGAGGCTGCGCCCGAAGGGGCCATGAAGGCTGCGCGGATGGAGATCGCACAAAACTCCATCGAGTATTTCTGGCTTCATGCTTTTTTTCATGTTACGGGTCTCCACTCCCTTGTTCCTCCTGCCCTGCTCCCTTCCTCGGATTTTGCGTTTATCGGTCAGGCTTGGAGCATTTCCCTTGAGTGGCAGTTTTATCTGATCGCGCCTTTTATCGTTGCAGTCTTTACCTCTCCGGTTGACCGAATGAAGCTTTTTGCCGGAGTGGTTGCGACCTTGATTGTAGCGGCGCTTAATCCTGTCATGGGTTTCGGCTTTATCGGCAAGTTTGCCGCTCCTTTTGCCGTGGGGATCGCCACGGCCTTCTTCATCAAAGCGCGGACGGGAGAGAGCCTTGCGGCAAAGGTTCCGGTCGGATCGACGTGGGCGGTCCTTACAGGTCTCTGCGTTTTGCAGAATAGTTTAGCTCTTGTTCCCTATTGCCTCTGGTTTACGGCCACGGCCGTAGCAATCTCAGCTCATGAGAAAACCAGCAGGATGGCGCTCTGGCTTTCGACCCTTGCCTTGCTTCCGCCTTTGCAATGGCTGGGACGGGTTTCGTACTCCGTTTATCTCTCGCATATGCTTGTACTGATGGGCGCTCTGTGGGTGCTGTTGCCTATGGCTCTTGCGACATGGATGTTTTCTCTGGCTCTTCTCGGGATGACTTTGCTGGGAACGGCTGCCGTGTCGGCCCTTTCATATGCTTTGATCGAAAAGCCGTTTCAGGATTTGGGTAAGCGGCTTACACGATCCGCAGCGCCTGCATTGGTCAGTAATTATGGAGTTTTGGATCCAGTCGTTGAAAGCAAGACACGCAGCCAAATTTTAGTGTCGGCGCCGGAAGGTGCCATAATGGTTTTTGATCAGGGAACAGAACATCCCGAACCACAAAAACTTGCGCGCTGA
- a CDS encoding 2-isopropylmalate synthase, translating into MTRAYDIVKKDPNRVIIFDTTLRDGEQSPGCAMNLEEKLKMARLLDELGVDIIEAGFPVASPGDFEAVNQIAKTVKNATVCGLSRARKGDIEASGEAIKPANNKRIHTFISTSPLHMKHKLQMAPEDVLNAVKESVSFARNYTDDVEWSAEDGSRSEDDFLCRCVEAAINAGATTINIPDTVGYAVPEEYGAKFRMLIERVPNIDRAILSVHCHNDLGLAVANSLAGVKAGARQIECTINGIGERAGNAALEEIVMTIRTRKDLLPYTHNIETTRIMKISRTLSTITGFNVQPNKAIVGANAFAHASGIHQDGMLKNANTYEIMTPESVGLSESKLVLSKHSGRHAFRKKLEELGFELGDNSLNDAFARFKNLADRKREIFEDDLIALVEDEVIRENESIRFVSLHVVAGTSGPQTADLVVTIDGEEKQAKVEGNGPVDAIFKSIRAIVPHPDARLKLYQVHAVTGGTDAQAEVSVRLEENGKTVNGQGADADTLVASARAYIHALNKLLVKRSSINPQTGETAASV; encoded by the coding sequence ATGACCAGAGCTTACGACATCGTCAAAAAAGACCCCAACCGTGTCATTATCTTCGACACCACCTTGCGCGACGGCGAACAATCGCCCGGCTGTGCCATGAACCTTGAGGAAAAGCTGAAAATGGCCCGTCTGCTCGACGAGCTCGGCGTGGACATCATCGAGGCCGGATTTCCCGTTGCCTCCCCCGGCGATTTCGAGGCGGTGAACCAGATTGCCAAAACCGTGAAGAACGCCACCGTCTGCGGCCTCTCCCGCGCACGTAAAGGCGATATCGAAGCCTCCGGCGAGGCGATAAAGCCTGCAAATAATAAGCGCATCCATACCTTCATCTCCACCTCGCCTCTGCACATGAAACACAAATTGCAGATGGCGCCCGAAGACGTGTTAAATGCTGTGAAAGAAAGCGTCAGCTTCGCCCGCAACTACACCGACGACGTGGAGTGGAGCGCCGAGGACGGTTCCCGCAGCGAGGATGATTTCCTCTGCCGCTGCGTCGAGGCCGCCATCAATGCCGGTGCGACCACAATCAATATCCCCGACACCGTCGGCTACGCGGTGCCGGAGGAATATGGCGCGAAATTCAGGATGCTCATCGAGCGCGTCCCGAACATCGACAGGGCGATCCTCTCCGTCCATTGCCACAACGATCTGGGCCTCGCCGTCGCCAACTCTCTGGCGGGCGTGAAGGCCGGAGCGCGGCAGATCGAATGCACGATCAACGGCATCGGCGAACGGGCGGGCAACGCGGCGCTGGAGGAGATCGTCATGACCATCCGCACCCGCAAGGATTTGCTGCCCTACACGCACAATATCGAAACCACGAGGATCATGAAGATTTCCCGCACCCTCTCCACCATCACGGGCTTTAACGTCCAGCCCAACAAGGCCATCGTCGGCGCCAACGCCTTCGCCCACGCCAGCGGCATCCATCAGGACGGAATGCTGAAGAACGCCAACACCTATGAGATTATGACGCCCGAATCCGTTGGTTTAAGCGAATCCAAGCTGGTCCTGAGCAAACATTCCGGCCGCCACGCCTTCAGGAAAAAGCTGGAGGAACTGGGCTTCGAACTCGGCGATAATTCGCTCAATGATGCCTTCGCCCGATTCAAAAACCTCGCCGACCGCAAGCGCGAGATATTCGAGGACGATCTGATCGCCCTCGTCGAGGATGAAGTGATCCGCGAGAACGAGTCCATCCGCTTCGTCTCCCTGCACGTCGTGGCGGGCACCAGCGGCCCGCAGACCGCCGATCTTGTGGTCACGATCGACGGCGAGGAAAAGCAGGCCAAGGTCGAAGGGAACGGCCCCGTGGACGCCATCTTCAAATCCATCCGCGCCATCGTCCCTCATCCCGACGCCCGCCTGAAACTCTATCAGGTGCACGCAGTGACGGGCGGCACGGACGCGCAGGCTGAAGTCTCGGTCAGGCTGGAGGAGAACGGCAAGACCGTGAACGGGCAGGGGGCCGACGCCGACACGCTGGTCGCCAGCGCACGCGCCTACATCCACGCGCTCAACAAGCTTCTGGTCAAGCGCTCCTCAATCAACCCGCAGACGGGCGAGACGGCGGCGAGTGTTTAA
- a CDS encoding polyhydroxyalkanoate depolymerase has protein sequence MVLPFSAARDSAFSPDKTATHVLRGMAYQVEEITRQWGHAMATTARFAFGNPFNPVAHTMPMRVTQGYLEFLEHLTDPHKKHEFDFSTMDAERRTDIAEETGIPADKINPRTINEQPVDVQIEIVDELPFGRLKHFNIVDGEGYSHETPRPPMLIIAPMSGHFDTLLTGTVYRLMHDYDVYITDWTDVKDVPLEAGKFDLNDYISYLKDQWLPLINARHQPENARQIRPTVHTLAVCQPGVPLLAAVSMMAEDQSPDTPLSMTLMGSPIDTRISPTKVNQTATERPYGWFEENAISEVPLGYPGAGRTYYSGLGQVFGFTMMNADTHSHAYQEMMMGMTFGPWNEAVEKMNFEHLMLGNRETAERRREFYKEYRTVMDVSGPYYLQTIKVAFQEHHLARGIFEYEDPQTGEKRIVDPSYIDRTGLMTIEGEKDDITGKGQTYAAHGLADNIPATMRHHREQKGVGHYGTFNGKSWRREIAPDIITYTNGIDRINGLNYPMRLETVRSLKLAGLWHDERAPSVSIDPQA, from the coding sequence ATGGTCTTGCCGTTCAGTGCTGCTCGGGATTCAGCCTTTTCGCCCGATAAAACGGCGACCCACGTTCTGCGCGGCATGGCTTATCAGGTCGAGGAGATCACCCGCCAGTGGGGCCATGCGATGGCCACAACCGCCCGTTTCGCCTTCGGCAACCCGTTTAACCCCGTCGCCCACACCATGCCGATGCGCGTAACGCAGGGGTATCTGGAATTTCTCGAACATCTCACCGACCCGCACAAGAAACACGAATTCGATTTTTCCACGATGGACGCGGAGCGCCGCACCGACATCGCCGAGGAAACAGGCATACCCGCTGACAAAATCAATCCGCGCACGATTAACGAACAGCCGGTGGATGTGCAGATTGAAATTGTCGATGAACTGCCCTTCGGTCGCCTGAAGCATTTTAATATTGTGGACGGCGAGGGCTATTCGCATGAAACCCCACGCCCGCCGATGCTCATCATCGCGCCGATGTCCGGCCATTTCGATACCCTGCTGACCGGAACCGTCTACCGTCTCATGCACGATTACGACGTCTACATCACTGACTGGACGGATGTGAAGGACGTGCCGCTGGAGGCCGGAAAATTTGATCTCAACGATTACATCTCTTATCTCAAGGATCAGTGGCTGCCGCTCATCAACGCGCGCCATCAACCTGAAAACGCAAGGCAAATCCGTCCGACCGTCCACACGCTGGCGGTCTGCCAGCCCGGCGTGCCGCTCCTCGCCGCCGTCTCCATGATGGCTGAGGATCAAAGCCCCGACACGCCGCTCAGCATGACCCTGATGGGTAGCCCGATCGACACGCGCATCAGTCCCACCAAGGTCAACCAGACCGCAACCGAGCGTCCGTATGGATGGTTCGAGGAAAACGCAATCTCCGAAGTCCCGCTGGGCTACCCCGGCGCAGGACGAACCTATTATTCCGGTTTGGGACAGGTCTTCGGCTTCACGATGATGAACGCCGATACCCACAGCCACGCCTATCAGGAAATGATGATGGGCATGACCTTCGGTCCATGGAACGAGGCCGTCGAGAAAATGAATTTTGAGCATTTGATGCTGGGCAACCGCGAAACGGCCGAACGCCGCCGGGAGTTTTATAAAGAATATCGCACGGTCATGGACGTTTCTGGACCCTATTATCTGCAAACGATAAAGGTTGCGTTTCAGGAACACCATCTCGCGCGCGGGATTTTTGAATATGAGGATCCGCAGACAGGGGAAAAACGAATCGTCGATCCCTCATACATCGACCGCACGGGCCTGATGACGATCGAAGGCGAGAAAGACGACATTACTGGAAAAGGTCAAACCTATGCCGCCCACGGTCTTGCGGATAATATTCCGGCCACGATGCGCCACCACCGCGAGCAAAAAGGGGTCGGGCATTACGGAACATTTAACGGCAAATCATGGCGCCGCGAAATCGCCCCGGACATTATAACCTATACCAACGGCATCGACCGCATCAACGGCCTGAATTACCCCATGCGTCTGGAAACCGTGCGCTCCCTCAAACTGGCGGGGCTTTGGCATGACGAACGTGCCCCTTCTGTATCCATCGACCCGCAAGCCTAA
- a CDS encoding YdbH domain-containing protein — MKKTLIVLFMILSTPVFLGGAAMILVPWKTFLSDYLSKELQANGLQNATLSVDSFGWNEARIKNLTFGDTEDPLTIPELTAQYDVKELQEGKLQILTLSGIKLTVSKGEDGWTLEGWPKPKQEETETETPVVPPLTENYKDKIPAESIILENAALTVRTPDGMLTLPLSGQWQKNENPDFKLNEAPLNYEGKGVKLSGLLEASAARNTDKKKWEGSWSLKKLEIRQKDAQEDIPRADLSGTLSADDQTLTVDGKIGGKNKAYKGTFRYTYPFDAPEKAALTLTDFSMPWQEGTLSTKNMNIPLSGNKPYTLNLKVTKASIPKLMQDFTGEYVKGTGTISGSFPLIIGQDGKITVGKGTLIADEPGQLSMPPEAIPGEGAQMQLTRDILQQFDYKLLSLSTEQDAKKGLAVLLRLEGNNPKVENGRPVILNIRLTGDLLDFITSSAIVLTSPQTLIKQGNK, encoded by the coding sequence ATGAAAAAAACGCTCATAGTCCTGTTCATGATCCTCTCGACGCCTGTCTTTCTGGGCGGTGCGGCGATGATCCTCGTGCCGTGGAAAACATTCCTTTCCGATTATCTGTCCAAGGAACTGCAGGCCAACGGACTTCAGAACGCAACGCTCTCAGTTGACTCCTTCGGCTGGAACGAGGCTCGCATAAAAAACCTCACCTTCGGCGATACCGAAGACCCACTCACCATCCCCGAACTCACCGCGCAGTATGATGTAAAGGAGCTTCAGGAAGGCAAGCTTCAAATCCTGACCCTCAGCGGTATAAAACTGACGGTGTCGAAGGGCGAAGACGGCTGGACTCTGGAAGGATGGCCCAAGCCGAAGCAAGAAGAAACAGAAACAGAAACTCCTGTGGTCCCCCCGCTGACCGAGAACTACAAAGACAAAATCCCCGCCGAAAGCATAATACTTGAAAACGCAGCCTTGACGGTCAGGACGCCCGACGGGATGCTGACTCTGCCGTTGTCGGGACAATGGCAAAAAAACGAAAATCCCGACTTTAAACTCAACGAAGCGCCTTTGAATTACGAAGGCAAGGGCGTCAAACTCTCCGGCCTTCTCGAAGCCTCTGCCGCGCGGAACACCGACAAGAAAAAATGGGAAGGATCATGGAGCCTCAAAAAACTGGAAATACGGCAAAAAGACGCGCAGGAGGATATCCCGCGAGCCGACCTCTCCGGCACCTTGTCCGCCGATGATCAGACCCTGACAGTAGACGGAAAAATCGGCGGCAAGAACAAGGCCTATAAAGGTACATTCCGCTACACATATCCTTTTGATGCGCCGGAGAAGGCCGCATTGACCCTGACGGATTTCTCCATGCCCTGGCAGGAGGGTACTCTTTCGACAAAAAACATGAATATCCCCCTCTCCGGCAACAAGCCTTACACCCTGAACCTCAAAGTCACCAAGGCCTCGATCCCCAAGCTGATGCAGGATTTCACGGGGGAATACGTCAAGGGAACCGGCACGATCTCCGGCTCCTTCCCCCTGATAATAGGTCAGGACGGAAAAATAACCGTCGGAAAAGGCACGTTGATTGCCGACGAACCCGGCCAACTCTCCATGCCGCCCGAGGCTATCCCCGGTGAGGGAGCGCAGATGCAGCTCACCCGCGATATCCTCCAGCAGTTCGATTACAAGCTTCTGAGCCTATCAACCGAACAGGACGCGAAAAAGGGTCTGGCGGTCCTCCTGAGGTTGGAAGGAAATAATCCGAAGGTTGAGAACGGCCGCCCCGTAATATTGAATATCAGGCTGACCGGAGACCTGCTGGACTTTATAACCAGCAGTGCTATAGTTCTGACCAGCCCGCAGACCCTCATCAAACAGGGAAACAAATGA
- a CDS encoding YnbE family lipoprotein gives MKKIFLIALSVLLLPACTPTVKVEAPDKPIEINMNVNIEHRVKVEIQRDVKDAINKNEDIF, from the coding sequence ATGAAAAAGATTTTTTTGATAGCCCTTTCGGTTCTCCTTCTTCCCGCCTGCACCCCGACGGTGAAGGTTGAGGCGCCCGACAAGCCGATCGAGATCAACATGAACGTGAACATCGAACACCGTGTGAAGGTGGAGATCCAGCGCGACGTAAAAGACGCGATCAACAAAAACGAAGACATTTTCTAG
- a CDS encoding YdbL family protein, producing the protein MKTRFFALILPVFILIALPAVALDLQSARDRGYVGEQRDGYVGIVKDSPGVAELVSDINAKRKREYQKISDKNGQPVNVVAGVAAESIIAKLKPGHYYQGPDGSWKQK; encoded by the coding sequence ATGAAAACAAGATTTTTCGCCCTGATTCTTCCGGTCTTTATTCTCATCGCGCTTCCCGCTGTGGCGCTGGACCTTCAATCCGCGCGTGATCGTGGATACGTCGGGGAGCAGCGCGATGGCTATGTCGGCATCGTAAAGGACTCACCCGGCGTTGCCGAATTGGTGAGTGATATCAACGCCAAGCGCAAGCGGGAGTATCAGAAAATTTCCGATAAGAACGGCCAGCCCGTGAACGTGGTGGCCGGCGTCGCCGCCGAAAGCATTATCGCCAAGCTCAAACCCGGTCATTATTATCA